The following DNA comes from Mesorhizobium sp. B2-1-8.
CGTTCAGCTCGCCCTTGGCCACCATTTCGTTGAAAGCGAGGCCCAGCCGGTGGCGATCGCCAAGACCGACCCAGCAGATGCGCGCCGGCAACCCTTGGAAGGAAATCCGCTCGCGCGCCATGTCCAGCCAATTGTGCAGATGGGTGTTGCCGGGGGTGAGTTCGCGCACCTTGGCGTCGGTCTTGTAGATATCCTCCGGATCGCCGGATAGGGCTGCCCAGCGGAACGGGCCAATGCCGCGGCAGAAGAGCGGGCGGATATAGGCCGGCACGAAGCCAGGGAAGGCGAAGGCGTTCTCGAAACCTTCGTCCTTGGCGACCTGACGGATGTTGTTGCCATAGTCGAGCGTCGGCACCCCGGCGTTCCAGAACGCCACCATCGCCTCGACATGCTCGCGCATGGAGGCGCGGGCCGCCTTCTCGACCGCCCTGGGGTCGCTGACACGCTTCTCGCGCCACTCGGCCATAGTCCAGCCCTTCGGGAGATAGCCATTGATGGGGTCGTGCGCCGAGGTCTGGTCGGTGACCATATCGGGGCGGATGCCGCGCCGAAACATCTCGGGCACGATCTCAGCCGCATTGCCGAGCAGGCCGACGGACTTCGCCTCGCCGGCCTTGGTCCAGCGCTCGATCATTTCCATGGCCTCGTCCAGCGTCTCGGCCTTCTCGTCGACATAGCGGGTGCGCAGGCGAAAATCGATCGAATCCGGATTGCATTCGATCGCGAGGCAGCAGGCGCCGGCCATGACGGCGGCCAATGGCTGGGCGCCGCCCATGCCGCCGAGGCCGCCGGTCAGGATCCACTTATCCCTGAGATTGCCGCCATAGTGCTGGCGACCGGCCTCGACGAAGGTCTCGTAGGTGCCCTGCACAATGCCTTGCGTTCCGATGTAGATCCAGGAGCCGGCCGTCATCTGGCCGTACATCATGAGGCCCTTCTTATCGAGCTCGTTGAATTTCTCCCAGGTCGCCCAGTGCGGCACCAGGTTGGAGTTGGCGATCAGCACGCGCGGTGCATCCGGGTGGGTGCGGAACACGCCGACCGGCTTGCCGGACTGCACCAGCAGCGTCTCGTCCTCGCCAAGCGTCTTCAGCGAAGCAACGATCTGGTCGAAATCGTTCCAGGTGCGCGCCGCCCGGCCGATGCCGCCATAGACGACCAGCTCATTGGGATTCTCGGCGACATCAGGGTCGAGGTTGTTCATCAGCATGCGCAGCGGCGCTTCGGTCGTCCAATACCGGGCGTTGAGCTTGTCGCCGCGAGGGCTGCGCACTTCGCGGATGTTGTGGCGAGGGTCGGTCATCATTGTCCCTTTCGGATGAGGCGGCGCGTCAGCGCCCGGCCCAGTCAATGGCGGTTTGGAGAATCTGCGTCAGCGTGGCGCGGATCGGCGCGGCATAGCTCGCGTCATAAGGCACCGGCCAGTTCTCCGGCGTGCCCTTCTCGGCCGGCTCGCGCATATAGCCGCGATTGGAAAGCTCCATCTGCAGCGCGTGGACGCCGTTCTGGGGCTGTCCGAAGCTGCGGGTGATCCAGCCGCCCTTGAAGCGGCCGTTGACCACCCAGGTCTCGCCGGTCGCGGCGAGGACCGCAGCCACTTTCTCCTGCAGCGACGGATCGGTGCTCTTGCCGTCATTGGTGCCGAGGTTGAAGACCGGCAGCGTGCCTTCGAAGAGACGCGGCAGCACCGAGCGGATCGAATGGCAGTCGTAGAGAACGATGTTCTCGTGCATGCCGCGCAGTCGGTCGATCTCGGCCTGCAGGGCAGCGTGGTAAGGCTTGAAGTAGGTTTCGCGGCGCTTATCGATTTCGGCCGGCGTCGGCTCGTCCCCCATGCGATAGAGCGGATCGCCGTCGAAGGTTTCGGTCGGGCATAGGCTGGTGGTTGCCTGGCCGGGATAGAGCGAGGCGCCGGATGGATCGCGGTTGACATCGATAACGGTGCGCGAGATCGCGGTGTGCACGACCGTGGCGCCGAGACCAGCGGCGAAATCATAGAGATTGTCGATCCACCAGTCGCAATCGCGGCGACCGAGCCAGGGCGAGATAAGCCGGTTTTCGAGGCCAGCGAGGTCGATGCCGGTGTGCGGGATGGAGACCAGGAGAGGCGCGGTGCCTTGGGTGATGGTGAGCCAGGAAGGCGAGGTCATGAGAGACCTCCGTAAGTTGGAGCTCTACGGCGCCCCCCTCTGCCCTGCCGGGCATCTCCCCCTCTTGGGGGGAGATTGGCTGTCACGCGGGCTTTCGCCAATCGCCGGCGTTGGAGGAAGAGCGGCGCCAAAGAATCTGCTAATCTCCCCCCTTGAGAGGGAGATGTCCGGCAGGACAGAGGGGGGCGCGACAGAACGCGACCTGTGGCGATTGGCGTTCTCACGATGCAATCCCCGGCAGCGCCACCGCGCTCGCGGCCTTCACGGTCGCACCGCTGCGCACCATGGCAATCGCCTTTTCCATGTCGGGGTGAAAATGCCGGTCATTGTCGAGATGCGGCACCTCGGCGCGAACCAGCTTGCGCACGGCTTCCAGCGCCGCACTCGAGGCCAGCGGCTGATGGAAATCGCAGCCTTGCGCGGCCGCCAGCAATTCGATGCCGATCACGGCCGTCGCATTCTCGACCATGCCGATCAGGCGACGCGCGCCATGCGCGGCCATCGAGACATGGTCTTCCTGGTTGGCCGATGTCGGGATGGAATCGACGCTGGCCGGATAGGCTTTCTGCTTGTTTTCCGAAACGAGTGCCGCCGCCGTTACCTGCGGGATCATGAAGCCGGAATTCAGACCGGGCTTGGGCGTCAGGAAGGCGGGCATGCCCGACAATGCAGGATCGACCAGCATGGCGATGCGGCGTTCCGACAGCGAGCCGATCTCACAGACGGCAAGCGCGATCATGTCGGCGGCGAAGGCCACCGGCTCGGCGTGGAAATTGCCGCCCGAAAGTGCCGTATCGTCCTCGGCGAAGATCAGCGGATTGTCGGTGACGCCATTGGCTTCGGTCTCGAGCGTGTCGGCGGCCTTGCGCAGGACATCGAGCGCGGCGCCCATGACTTGCGGCTGGCAACGCAGGCAATAGGGATCCTGCACCCGCTCGTCGCCGACCCGGTGCGACTCGCGGATGGCGCTGCCGGCCATCAAATTGCGCAATGCATCCGCGGTCTCGATCTGGCCACGGTGTTTTCTCAACAGATGGATGCGCGGATCGAAGGGGGCGTCGGAACCCTTTGCCGCATCGGTCGACAGCGCGCCGGCGACAAGCGCCGACTGGTAGAGCACCTCGGCATCGAACAGTGCGGCCAGCGCATAGGCGGTGGAAAACTGCGTGCCATTGAGCAGTGCCAGGCCTTCCTTGGCGCCCAATGTCACGGGCTCCAGCCCATGCGAGACGAACGCGACCTTGGCCGGGAAGCGGCCATGCGGGGTAAAGCATTCGCCGACGCCGATCATCACCGCCGTCATGTGCGACAGCGGGGCAAGGTCGCCGGAGGCGCCGACCGAGCCTTGCGCCGGCACCACAGGGATGACGTCATTGGCCAGCATCGCTTCGAGCAACTCGATGGTTTGCGGGCGCACGCCGGAGGCGCCCTGCGCAAGGCTCGCAAGTTTCAGCGCCATCATCAGCCGGGCAACGGCGACAGGCATCGGCTCGCCGACGCCTGCGGCATGCGAAAGCACGATGTTGCGCTGCAGGGTCTCGAGATCCTCGGCGGGGATGCGCACGCTGGCCAGCTTGCCGAAACCGGTGTTGATGCCATAGACCGGCTCACCCTTGGCAACGATGCGCGCGACAGCTTCGGCGCTCGCCTTGATTTTTGAGCGGCAGGCATCGTCCAGTTTCGGCACGGCGCCACGATAGATGGCACGCCAGTCGGACAGCGTAGCATTGCCGGGCTTCAGGGTCAGTTCAGTCATTGTCCTCTCCAGATACGGGCATGCAGCGGGTTGAAGCCCATGCGGTAGACGAGTTCGGCGGGGCGCTCGATGTCCCAGATCGCCAGGTCGGCGAATTTGCCCGGCACCAGCGTGCCGGTCTCGTCGAGCAAGCCCAGCGCACGCGCAGCTTCGCGGGTAACGCCGGCAAGACATTCATCGACCGTCATACCGAACAGGGTCGCCGCCATGTTCATGGTCAGAAGCAGCGAGGTCAGCGGCGAAGTGCCGGGATTGTTGTCGGTGGCCACAGCCATCCTGACGCCATGCTGGCGGAACAGGCCGATCGGCGGCTTCTTGGTCTCGCGTATGAAGTAGTAGGCGCCGGGCAGGATCGTCGCCACGGTTCCCGCCTCGGCCATCGCCATGGCGCCCGCCTCGTCGGTGTATTCGAGATGATCAGCCGACAATGCGCCATAGTGGGCGGCAAGTTCAGCGCCGTGCAGGTTGGACAGCTGGTCGGCGTGGAGTTTTACGGGCAAGCCGAGCGCCCTGGCCTTGTCGAAGACGCGAGACATATGCCCGGTCGAAAAGGCGATGCCTTCACAGAACCCGTCGACGGCATCGGCCAAGCCTTCGGCGGCGACGCCGGGAAGGATCGTTTTGGCGACGAGATCGATGAAAGCATCCTTGTCGCCCTTGGCTTCGGGCGGCAGCGCGTGGGCTGCGAGGCATGTGGTGCGGATCGTCACCGGGCGTTCATTGCCCAGCTGTCGCGCGGCGCGCAGCGATTTCTTCTCGTTTTCGAGATCGAGCCCATAGCCCGACTTTACTTCAACGGTGGTGACGCCTTCCGCCATCAGCGCATCGAGGCGCGGCAGCGTCTGGGCGACCAGATCGTCCTCGCTGGCGGCACGCAAGGATTTGACCGACGAGACGATACCGCCGCCTGCCCTGGCGACCTCTTCATAGGTGGCGCCGGCCAGCCGCATCTCGAACTCGTTGGCGCGGTTGCCGGCATGGACGAGGTGGGTGTGGCAGTCGATCAGGCCGGGCGTGATCCAGCGGCCCTCGCAATCGATTATCTCGCCTTGGGCAAACGCCGAGGGCATCCCGGATTCCGGACCGGCATAGACAATGCGGCCATCACGCGCGGCGAGCGCACCATGCTCGACGATACCCAGATCGGCAGAATTTTCAGCCATGGTCGCCAGACGCGCATTGCGCCACAGGCGAAGCCCCCCTGCCCGGTTTTTGCTCTCTACGGCCATCATCTTTTCCGTTTCAATCGGCGTCGATTATGTATATACATATTGAAACGCACTGCAAGTGCCATCATCGCATACGAGACCGGGAAGCGGAGAGAAAAGTGACCGAAATCTTTGCGGAACAGGCGCTTCTTCCCAATGGCTGGCACGACAATGTGCGGATCACTTTCGCCAGTGGGCGCATTGCAGCGGTAGAGCCTGAATCAGCCGCATCGCCCGGTGATGAACGCCATGCCATTCTCCTGCCAGGCATGCCCAATCTGCACAGCCACGCCTTCCAGCGCGGCATGGCCGGGCTCGCCGAGTTGCGCGGCCCTTCCGCCGACAGTTTCTGGAGCTGGCGCGAGGTGATGTACCGTTTCGCGCTGTCGATGACTCCCGACCAGGTCGAGGCAGTGGCGGCGCACCTCTATGTCGAAATGCTGGAGGCCGGTTTTTCCCGCGTCGGCGAATTTCATTATCTGCACCATGACCGCGACGGAAAACCCTATGCCAACTTAGCCGAAATGGCCGAGCGCATCGCTGCCGCCGCCGGTGAAACGGGGATCGGCCTGACACTGCTGCCGGTGTTTTACGCGCACTCCTCTTTCGGCGGCGCGCCTCCTAACGAAAGCCAAAGGCGATTCATCAACGATGTGAATCGGTTCGCCCGGCTTGTTGAGCAAAGCCGGGAAACTGTTCGCTCTTTGAATCGAGCTGTCGTCGGCGTCGCGCCGCACAGTTTACGGGCCGCGACGCCGGAGGAACTCACGGCAGTTGCGGCCATGGCGCCAAGCGCGCCGATCCACATCCATGTCGCCGAGCAGGTGAAAGAAGTCGAAGACTGCCTTGCCTGGTCCGGCGGGCGCCCGGTCGAATTTCTGCTTGGGGCTGCCGATGTCGACCAGCGCTGGTGCCTGATCCACGCCACCCATATGACCGACGCCGAAACGGTTGGCATGGCCAGGAGCGGCGCCATCGCCGGCCTTTGCCCGATCACGGAAGCCAATCTCGGCGACGGCACCTTTGCCGCGCCACTGTTCAGGGAGCATGGCGGGCGCTTCGGCGTCGGCTCCGATTCCAACGTGCTGATCGGCCTGCCCGACGAATTGCGCCAGCTCGAATATTCGCAGCGCATCGCGCACCGCGCCCGCAATGTGCTTGCGGTAGCCGGCGGCTCGACCGGCCGCGCCCTGTTCGACGCGGCGCTCGATGGCGGTAGCGTCGCGCTTGGCGCAGGCGCATCGCAAATCGCGCTTGGTGCACCGGCCGATTTCGTCTCGCTCGACGCCGGCAATCCCTCGCTGGCGGGCAAGACCGGCGATGCGATCCTCGACGCCTGGATCTTCGCCAATGGCAGCAAGGTCGATTGTGTCTGGGTCCATGGCAGGAAACAGGTCAGCGGCGGCAGGCACGCCAGGCGCGAGCCTATCGCCGAACGGTTTCGCAGCGTGATGACCGCGCTTTCGCAGGGTTGACTCTAGATGAGCATGGCCGAACCGGCGGAGACAGACGACAGCGAGACAGTCTCGCTGCATCAGCGCATCCTTTCCGACATCCGCGAAAAAATCCTGTCCGGCACCTGGGCGCCCGGGCACCGTATCCCGTTCGAACATGAACTGACCGCCGAATACAAATGCTCACGCATGACGGTGAACAAGGCCCTGTCTCAGTTGGCCAAGGCAGGTTTGATCGAGCGCCGCCGCCGGTCGGGCAGTTTTGTCCGCCAGCCGCAATCGCAGGCAGCCGTGCTGGAACTTCACGACATCAGGATCGAAGTCGAGGCGCTCGGCCTGACTTACCGCTACGAGCGGCTGGAACGCCTGAAGCGGCGCAGCAATGTGGAAGACAGGGCGTTGCTCGGACTGTCTTCCGCAGGTTCGGTGTTATGGATCGAGGGCCTTCATTTTGCCGGCGAACGGCCATTCGCGCTCGAACAACGCCTGATCAATCTTTCGGCGGTTTCGGAAGCCGGGGACGAAGAGTTTCTGGAAATCGCCGCCGGGCCCTGGCTGATCGGCCGCGTGCCGTGGAGCGAGGCCGAGCATCGGATACGCGCCATGAGCGCTGATGATACCATTGCCGACGCGCTCGACATCGATCCCGGCGCGCCTTGCCTGGTGGTCGAACGCCGCACCTGGAGCGCCGAGCACCCGGTCACCCATGTGCGCTTCATCTATCCGGCGGAAAGCCACACGCTGGTGGCAAGGTTTACGCCGTCGC
Coding sequences within:
- the hutU gene encoding urocanate hydratase; translated protein: MMTDPRHNIREVRSPRGDKLNARYWTTEAPLRMLMNNLDPDVAENPNELVVYGGIGRAARTWNDFDQIVASLKTLGEDETLLVQSGKPVGVFRTHPDAPRVLIANSNLVPHWATWEKFNELDKKGLMMYGQMTAGSWIYIGTQGIVQGTYETFVEAGRQHYGGNLRDKWILTGGLGGMGGAQPLAAVMAGACCLAIECNPDSIDFRLRTRYVDEKAETLDEAMEMIERWTKAGEAKSVGLLGNAAEIVPEMFRRGIRPDMVTDQTSAHDPINGYLPKGWTMAEWREKRVSDPRAVEKAARASMREHVEAMVAFWNAGVPTLDYGNNIRQVAKDEGFENAFAFPGFVPAYIRPLFCRGIGPFRWAALSGDPEDIYKTDAKVRELTPGNTHLHNWLDMARERISFQGLPARICWVGLGDRHRLGLAFNEMVAKGELNAPVVIGRDHLDSGSVASPNRETEAMKDGSDAVSDWPLLNALLNTASGATWVSLHHGGGVGMGFSQHAGMVIVADGTADAARRLERVLWNDPATGVMRHADAGYGIAIECAKEHQLNLPGILG
- the hutG gene encoding N-formylglutamate deformylase, with amino-acid sequence MTSPSWLTITQGTAPLLVSIPHTGIDLAGLENRLISPWLGRRDCDWWIDNLYDFAAGLGATVVHTAISRTVIDVNRDPSGASLYPGQATTSLCPTETFDGDPLYRMGDEPTPAEIDKRRETYFKPYHAALQAEIDRLRGMHENIVLYDCHSIRSVLPRLFEGTLPVFNLGTNDGKSTDPSLQEKVAAVLAATGETWVVNGRFKGGWITRSFGQPQNGVHALQMELSNRGYMREPAEKGTPENWPVPYDASYAAPIRATLTQILQTAIDWAGR
- the hutH gene encoding histidine ammonia-lyase, translated to MTELTLKPGNATLSDWRAIYRGAVPKLDDACRSKIKASAEAVARIVAKGEPVYGINTGFGKLASVRIPAEDLETLQRNIVLSHAAGVGEPMPVAVARLMMALKLASLAQGASGVRPQTIELLEAMLANDVIPVVPAQGSVGASGDLAPLSHMTAVMIGVGECFTPHGRFPAKVAFVSHGLEPVTLGAKEGLALLNGTQFSTAYALAALFDAEVLYQSALVAGALSTDAAKGSDAPFDPRIHLLRKHRGQIETADALRNLMAGSAIRESHRVGDERVQDPYCLRCQPQVMGAALDVLRKAADTLETEANGVTDNPLIFAEDDTALSGGNFHAEPVAFAADMIALAVCEIGSLSERRIAMLVDPALSGMPAFLTPKPGLNSGFMIPQVTAAALVSENKQKAYPASVDSIPTSANQEDHVSMAAHGARRLIGMVENATAVIGIELLAAAQGCDFHQPLASSAALEAVRKLVRAEVPHLDNDRHFHPDMEKAIAMVRSGATVKAASAVALPGIAS
- the hutI gene encoding imidazolonepropionase codes for the protein MAVESKNRAGGLRLWRNARLATMAENSADLGIVEHGALAARDGRIVYAGPESGMPSAFAQGEIIDCEGRWITPGLIDCHTHLVHAGNRANEFEMRLAGATYEEVARAGGGIVSSVKSLRAASEDDLVAQTLPRLDALMAEGVTTVEVKSGYGLDLENEKKSLRAARQLGNERPVTIRTTCLAAHALPPEAKGDKDAFIDLVAKTILPGVAAEGLADAVDGFCEGIAFSTGHMSRVFDKARALGLPVKLHADQLSNLHGAELAAHYGALSADHLEYTDEAGAMAMAEAGTVATILPGAYYFIRETKKPPIGLFRQHGVRMAVATDNNPGTSPLTSLLLTMNMAATLFGMTVDECLAGVTREAARALGLLDETGTLVPGKFADLAIWDIERPAELVYRMGFNPLHARIWRGQ
- a CDS encoding formimidoylglutamate deiminase; translation: MTEIFAEQALLPNGWHDNVRITFASGRIAAVEPESAASPGDERHAILLPGMPNLHSHAFQRGMAGLAELRGPSADSFWSWREVMYRFALSMTPDQVEAVAAHLYVEMLEAGFSRVGEFHYLHHDRDGKPYANLAEMAERIAAAAGETGIGLTLLPVFYAHSSFGGAPPNESQRRFINDVNRFARLVEQSRETVRSLNRAVVGVAPHSLRAATPEELTAVAAMAPSAPIHIHVAEQVKEVEDCLAWSGGRPVEFLLGAADVDQRWCLIHATHMTDAETVGMARSGAIAGLCPITEANLGDGTFAAPLFREHGGRFGVGSDSNVLIGLPDELRQLEYSQRIAHRARNVLAVAGGSTGRALFDAALDGGSVALGAGASQIALGAPADFVSLDAGNPSLAGKTGDAILDAWIFANGSKVDCVWVHGRKQVSGGRHARREPIAERFRSVMTALSQG
- the hutC gene encoding histidine utilization repressor; amino-acid sequence: MSMAEPAETDDSETVSLHQRILSDIREKILSGTWAPGHRIPFEHELTAEYKCSRMTVNKALSQLAKAGLIERRRRSGSFVRQPQSQAAVLELHDIRIEVEALGLTYRYERLERLKRRSNVEDRALLGLSSAGSVLWIEGLHFAGERPFALEQRLINLSAVSEAGDEEFLEIAAGPWLIGRVPWSEAEHRIRAMSADDTIADALDIDPGAPCLVVERRTWSAEHPVTHVRFIYPAESHTLVARFTPSQG